One segment of Cutaneotrichosporon cavernicola HIS019 DNA, chromosome: 4 DNA contains the following:
- a CDS encoding uncharacterized protein (Glycosyltransferase family 18): protein MSKRLLTQLMGVRRMSRRHILVGLCGLVSLLLIVGLQAVYTGSLPCVVAIWNGPPPNMANRLTNPFQLPAFRGQRSRVHDILTSIPPGSQLGVLKGLNNDENNYKYYTEAKLRQLTACMARGDCHSNAENVVIFAAYHCHLSVFKGYIGGEGVWCNGMIESLERQGYTVLLAKDDWRYVAHIYRQIPELVKAIIGDDSPGSRYGRPRDFFRSEARPDGFPTWKYFRFYYFSTPKGTVISSYWCASAEIEWRQVGMGNYRNNTYLGYALELPEETRTVPWSQRPNRAYILGKRVQYFYKWRAEPFIPAEFITRAYHDMRKEIPDFEFVGGFIDDRTPEEKEKLGEWKVPEGVRQLGKLNASEFDDAVANSKAMVGIGWPATSPSPYRAIARGVPFLNPHILGEHSTADKPETWMSVQHDSMRYEQPPHVYHVEARNYESFFTALRTAMTTPAEPYILPRLRRDAFDERMRNFVHRDWRSEAERILTNRKNGQESELGVDLGMFEL from the exons ATGTCGAAACGGCTACTCACCCAGTTGATGGGTGTGCGGCGCATGTCGCGGCGCCACATCCTCGTCGGACTCTGTGGCCTCGTCTCGCTTCTCCTTATCGTCGGCCTCCAAGCAGTGTACACTGGTTCACTTCCATGCGTCGTCGCAATATGGAACGGACCTCCTCCCAACATGGCTAATAGGCTAACAAACCCTTTCCAGCTGCCTGCATTCAGAGGCCAACGTTCGAGGGTCCATGACATTCTCACGAGCATTCCCCCAGGAAGTcagctcggcgtgctcAAGGGCCTCAACAATGATGAAAACAACTACAA ATACTACACAGAGGCAAAACTGCGGCAACTGACTGCGTGCATGGCGCGCGGGGACTGCCACAGCAATGCGGAGAAT GTGGTCATCTTCGCTGCGTACCACTGTCACTTGTCAGTGTTCAAGGGCTATATCGGTGGCGAAGGCGTATGGTGCAACGGCATGATCGAGTCACTTGAGCGACAAGGATACACCGTGCTCCTCGCAAAGGATGACTGGCGGTACGTCGCGCACATCTACCGCCAAATCCCGGAGCTTGTCAAGGCCATAATCGGTGATGATTCGCCTGGCAGCAGATACGGACGTCCAAGGGACTTCTTCCGTTCAGAGGCGCGTCCCGATGGCTTTCCGACATGGAAGTACTTCCGCTTCTACTACTTCTCCACGCCAAAGGGCACAGTTATCAGCAGCTACTGGTGTGCATCGGCCGAGATTGAATGGCGCCAAGTCGGAATGGGAAACTATCGAA ACAACACCTACCTCGGGTACGCCCTAGAGCTGCCTGAGGAGACACGCACTGTGCCGTGGTCGCAGCGCCCAAACCGTGCTTATATCCTCGGAAAGAGGGTGCAGTACTTTTACAAGTGGCGCGCCGAACCATTCATCCCGGCCGAGTTTATCACGCGCGCCTACCACGACATGCGTAAGGAGATCCCCGACTTTGAGTTTGTCGGCGGGTTCATCGACGACCGTACGCCAGAAGAAAAGGAAAAGCTGGGGGAGTGGAAAGTTCCTGAAGGCGTGCGACAGCTTGGAAAGCTGAACGCGAGCGAGTTTGACGATGCCGTGGCCAACTCAAAGGCCATGGTTGGCATTGGATGGCCAGCTacatcgccgtcgccatACCGCGCAATCGCACGA GGAGTCCCATTCCTCAACCCC CACATCTTGGGGGAACACTCCACGGCCGACAAACCCGAGACGTGGATGTCTGTGCAACACGACTCGATGCGCTACGAACAACCTCC ACATGTTTACCACGTCGAGGCGAGAAATTACGAGTCGTTCTTCACGGCCCTACGAACAGCCATGACGACCCCCGCCGAGCCCTACATTCTCCCACGTCTGAGACGCGACGCATTCGACGAGCGCATGCGCAACTTTGTGCATCGTGACTGGCGCTCTGAAGCCGAGCGCATCTTGACTAACCGCAAGAATGGGCAGGAgagcgagctcggcgtcgacctcggcatgTTCGAGCTGTGA